CACATACTTCTTATTCTGATGGAAAACTTTATCCGGAAGATGCGTATAGTTACGCAAAAAATTATGTAGATGTGCAAGCAGTAACAGATCATGCATATTATTTTGAGCAACTTATAAATGGAAAAACTAAAACTTACTTAACAAAGCTTGCTGCTGAAAAGGCAACTGTTGAAGGAGAATTTATAGCTCTTCAAGGTTTTGAATGGACTTCTGGAATAGGTCATATAAATGTGTATGAATCGTTGCAATGGGTAGACAGAAACAACGTAAGTTCAATGGAAGGTTTCTATAAGTGGATTGTTGAGCATAAAAAGCTTGGACAATTTAACCATCCAATTTCTGTATTTGGCACCTTTAATGATTTTGAATATTATCCTCAAGCTGATTTATATATGAATTTAATTGAAGTTGGAAATGGTAATTGGAAGGCTGGTGATGTAATAAATGATGAAATGCTTAAAAATTACAGGGTAGCACTTAACAAAGGTTGGCATCTTGGTGCAACAGTTGGTCAGGATAATCATAAGCCCAACTGGGGTAGTGCAAATGAAGGAAGAACAGGGATAATTGCTCAATATTTAAGCTATGATGATATAATGAGTGCATTATGGTCAAGGCATACATTTGGAACCGAGGATAAAGATGTTAAAGTTAGTTTTAGTTATGGAAATTATATAATGGGAGATATTGTTAAAGAACCTGTTAAAAAGGTAACTTTGCACTTTGAGTATAAAGACTACGACAATATAGATTATTTTGCGTTAATTTCTCAAAGTGGAACAGTAGTTGAAGCATATCCAAGAAGTGATTCTTATTCAACCAATATTACAGTTGAAATTCCTGATGGATATGAATGGTATTACTGTTACATTAAACAAAGTGATTCTGATGAAATAGTTACTTCTCCAATCTGGTTTCAAAAAGAAAGTTCTATTTATGTTAATAATGTAAAGTATAACAACAATGTTATTTTATTTGATATTTATAATGTTACTAGTGAAAATGTAGAAGCTGATCTGAAAATTGTTGATAATGATCGCGTAGTTACAACTAAGCAGGTAAGTTTTAAACCATATGAGATAAAGTCTTTATCTGTAGATTTAGGAAAATTATCATCAGGAGATCACCTTATCAAATTTTTAGTGAATAATGTATTTGTTCAATCACACAAAATATTTGTAAAGTCATACAAAAAGGCTGTAATGATTGACATACTTCATGAAAATGATTATATGGTTGAATTAAAGAAATTTGGTCAATTTTTATCTGAAAATGGTTATAGGGTTTTGTACTCAAAGAGAATGCTAACCAATCTAAAAGATGTTGACGTATTGATTATTTCTACTCCAAAAGTTGATGGATTTGATTTTTCAAAGGATTTATTAGCTCCTGAAATTAAAGCTTTAAGCGAATTTGATGGAGAAATTATAATAATACCAGGTAGTGATGAAACATACCTTGATCTTTACAAACAAAAAATTAATGGTAAAGTTATTGAACTTGAAGCTTTATATGAAATGTTTGGATATGCTAAGAAGAAATCAGTAAATAAAATAATAATTGATATAGGACATATGAACGATTATGGCACAGCAAAACTTACAAAGCTTGAAGATTTTGTAAAATCACTTGGACTAGAAATTAGTTATGCTAATAAGCTGGAAGAAATAAATGGAGATGTATTAATTATTCAAAATGGTAAGGGATATACTGAAAGAGAATTAGAAAATATTGTAGACTTTGTAAAAAAAGGCGGAAAACTTATAATTACAAGCAAAAGTGATTATAGAAACGGTGGAAACACTCAAGAACTTAATTACATACTTGAAAAACTAGGACTGGGTACGAGATTTAATGATGATCAAGTTGTTGATGAAGTAAACAATTATGGTGCAAGGTACAAGATTCTTGTAAATGGTGTAAGACTATATAGTCCATGCTCATTAATAGTTGGAGAAAGTGCAAAAGTATTGCTAGAATCTGAAACTGCAAAGAATGAAGATAGTGATGGAAATGGTGATGCTATACAGGTTGATAAAATAGTTTTGGGTGTTGAAGAGCAATCAGGATTGGGCAAAGTAATAATTTTAGGAAAGTCAATATTTTCAGATTACGATTTTGACTATAACAAGGAGTTTATTTCAAATATAATATTAAATTAATAAAAATTGATATTTTAGTGTTTATAAGGTATAATAGAAACAGAAGTAATTTGTCGCGGACAGAAAGGGTGGTGAAAATATATGTTTGACAAGTTTTCTGAAGAGTCCGCAGAAGTTTTTGTAATGGCCCAAGAAGAGGCAAAAGAGCTAGGACATTCATATGTTGGTACTGAGCATCTACTTTTGGCTATTTTGAAAATTAATGATAATAAGATAAAGTCAATACTTGAAAATTATGGAATTACTTATACAAAAATTAGAAATGAGGTAATTTCTATTGTAGGTATGGGAATGCGTGGATTTATAATGTCACCTCAGATGACACCCAGAGCCAAAAGGGTGACGGAGTTAGCATATGAAGAAGCAAAAAGTCTTGGTGAAAATAAAATAAAGCCTATTCATTTATTTTTAGGAATTTTACGAGAAGGTGAAGGAATAGCAGTTCATATTTTAAGGAAAATGGGAATTGATGTTCAGATGTTAAGAAGGGAGTTGTCAGGAGATATGCCTGAAGAGGATTTAGCTGATTTTACAGATTTTGATGAGGAAATAGTGACGCGTGCAAGACAATTGGAAGGTTTTGGAATTAATTTAACTGCACAAGCGATAAAAGGTGAACTTGACCCAGTTATTGGAAGAGAAAGTGAAATAGAACGTGTAATGCAAGTTTTAGTTAGGAGAAAGAAAAATAATCCAGTATTAATAGGTGATCCTGGTGTTGGTAAGTCTGCGATTGTTGAGGGGCTTGCTCAAAAAATTGTAAACGGTGAAGTTCCAGAGCCTTTAAAGGGAAAGACTATTTTTTCATTGGATGTGGCTTCTCTTGTTGCTGGAACAAAGTACCGTGGTGAGTTTGAAAAAAGGATGAAAAAACTGCTTCAAGTATTAAAAAATCAAAAAGATATTATACTTTTCATTGATGAGATACATATGATTGTTGGTGCAGGTTCAGCTGAAGGAGCGGTTGATGCTGCAAATATTTTAAAACCAGCGCTTGCACGTGGAGAGATAAAATGTATAGGTGCTACAACACCTGATGAATATAGAAAGTTTATTGAAAAAGATGCAGCATTAGAAAGAAGATTTCAAAAGATATATGTTCAAGAACCGACACCTGAGATGACTATTAGAATTTTACAGGGGTTAAAACCAAAATATGAAAAACATCATAAAGTAAAATACACTGATGAAGCTTTAGAAGCAGCTGTATATTTGTCACAAAGATATATAAGTGATCATTTCTTGCCGGATAAAGCGATAGATGTGATAGATGAGGCTGGTGCAAGAGCAAGACTGAAAGCATTCGTTATGCCAAAGGAATTATTGAATTTTAAAGAAAAGATTGAAGATATAAAGTTGAAAAAAGAAATTGCTGCAGCAAATCAAGAATATGAAAAAGCAGCTAAATTAAAAGAAGAAGAGAATGAGTTAAAAGAGGAATTTAATATTAGATACAATGAGTGGAAAAAGAATGTTGAAACTAGTGTTGTGGTTGTAGGTGTTGAGGAGATAGAGGAAGTAGTTTCAAATTGGACAGGTATTCCACTTAAGAAGCTTGAAGAAGGAGAAAGTGAAAAATTGTTGAAGCTTGAAGATGCGCTTCATAATAGGGTAGTTGGTCAGGAAGAAGCAGTGAGAGCTATTGCTAGATCCATTAGAAGAGCAAGGAGTGGTTTAAAAGATCCTAGAAGACCTGTAGGTGTGTTTTTATTCCTTGGTCCAACTGGAGTTGGAAAGACTGAGCTTGCAAAGACACTTGCTGAGTATCTTTTTGGTGATGAAAAAGCACTTATTAGATTTGACATGAGCGAATATATGGAAAAATTCTCGGTTTCTAGATTGATTGGAGCGCCTCCAGGATATGTTGGATACGAAGAGGGTGGTGCTCTTACCGAAAGAGTAAGAAGAAGACCTTTCTCAGTAATTTTGTTTGATGAAATTGAAAAGGCACATCCAGATGTCTTTAATCTTCTATTACAAATTATGGATGATGGAAGATTAACCGATTCTCAAGGTCATGTTGTTGACTTTAGGAATACAATTATAATAATGACGAGTAATATTGGTGGTACTCAAATTGTTTCTGGAAAAAGATCCTTAGGATTTGTGGATAGTAAAGATAATAATGTCGAATTTAAGGAAATGAAAGAAAAGGTTATTGAAGAGGTAAAGAAAACTTTTAGGCCGGAATTTTTGAACAGAATAGATGAAGTTGTTGTATTCCATAAACTTACAGAGGACCATATTAGGGAAATAATAGAAATACTTTTAAAGGATATCAGAAAAAGACTTTCTGAGAAAGGTATTTTGCTTGAGTTGAGTAAAAGTGCAAAAGACTTTTTAGTACAAGAAGGTTACGATCCAGCATATGGGGCAAGGCCTTTAAAGCGTGCAATTCAAAGATATATAGAAGATCCTTTATCGGAAGAATTGTTGAAAGGTAAGTTTAAAGAGAATGACACAATTGTCTGTAGCTATGAAAATGGAAAGATCGTATTTAAAAAGAAAAGACAGAGAAAAGTAAAGGTGAAAAATGACTAAGAAAAAAACAGTTTATGTTTGTGATAATTGTGGTTATGAATCTTTAAAGTGGTTTGGAAAATGTCCTTCATGTGGTGCATGGGACAGTGCGAAAGAGATTAAGGTTAGTGAAGATGAAAAGAAAAATGCGGGTTTAAGTTCCCGCATTTTTTTGCTTGATGATAGTTTAAAAATTGATGAAAATAAAAGGTTAAAGTCAAATGATCCAGAGATTGACAAGTTGTTTGGTGGAGGTATTGTCTCTGGTCAGGTTATACTACTTGGTGGTGAACCAGGAGTTGGAAAGAGTACACTTTCATTGCAATTATGTAAGATGCTTTCAAAACATGGGAAAGTACTTTATGTAAGTGGTGAAGAGAGTATCGAGCAAATTGGCTTAAGATCAAAAAGACTAAATATTAGTGATTCAAATCTTTATGTTACAACAGAAAATGAAATAGAGTCAATCTTTGTTGCTATTAATCAGTTAAATCCTTCTTTTATAGTTTTTGATTCAATACAGACTATATTTTCAAATAGTGTAGATGGAGTACCTGGTGGGATTTTACAAATTAAAACAGTAGTAGAAAAGATAAGAAAATTATCAAAAGAAAAAGGTATACCTTCACTTTTAGTTGCTCACGTGAATAAAGAGGGAAATATTGCCGGTCCAAAGTTAGTTGAGCACGTCGTTGATACAGTTATTTATTTTGAAGGAGAAAAAAATACAGACTTTAGAATTTTAAGGGTTTTAAAAAATAGATTTGGTCCAAGTGGAGAGTTAGCAATTTTTCAAATGTTAGAGGAAGGACTAATTCCTTTGAAGGATAGAGTGTTTATTGAGGAAAGTAATATGCCAGGAAATGTTATTTCGTGTGTGTTTGAGGGAACACGGCCTATTCTTGTTCAAATTCAAAGTCTTGTTTCAAGAGATAAAATTGCTACAGCAAGAAGAATAGCCCACGGTATTGATGTTAGAAAATTGATTATTTTAGGTGCTGTAATTGCAAAACACCTTAATTTACCTATCGATTCTCATGATTTATATTTAAATGTATCTGGTGGATTAAAAATCACAGATCCAGCAAGTGATCTAGCTATTGCATCATCTATTTTATCTTCATTGTATAACACTTTCTTAGGAAAGGTTGTGATAATAGGGGAAGTGGGATTAGATGGAAGTGTTAGAAGAGTAAGAAATATTAAAAAAAGAATTGAAAATGCAAAAAAGTCTGGTTATGATAGATTTATAATACCAAATGTTGAAGATATAAACGGGGAAAATATTGTAAAAGTTTCTTCATTAAAACAATTAAATAGAATAATTCTAGGCTCAAAGGAGGAGTTAATATGAAAACAAAAATTATTGTTGATAGTACATCAGATATTCCAGTATCGTGGATTGAAAAATACGATATTGATGTTGTCCCACTCTATGTAAATTGGCCGGATGGCAGTAGTGAACCTGATAATGTTAGAGATGAGGAAAGCTTAAAAGAATTTTATGGAAGACTTTCAAAAGCAGAAGAGTTACCAAAAACCTCACAACCTTCCATTTTGGATTTTCAGAATGCATATAAAAGAGCTATAGAAGATGGGTATGATAGCGTTTTGGTTTTAACAATCTCTACTAAAATGTCTGGAACTTTTAATTCTGCAAGACTTGCAGCAGAGTCTTTTGATATTCCAATTGAAATTGTTGATACAAAAATGGCTTCTTCAATAATTTCTAACATGGCAAAGTATGCCAGAGAATTGCTTAATTCTGGAATGAGCCTTGAAGAAGTTGCGAAAAAGGTAAGGGAAGAAAGAGAAAATAAAAGATTTCATGCTATATTTTTTGTTTCCGATTTTGATTTTCTGGCCAAAGGTGGAAGAGTAAGTAAATTTACAGGTTTTGTTGGTAATTTGTTGAAGATAAAAGTTGGAATTTATATAAATGAAGAAGGAGAAATGATTCCTTTTGATAAAACAAGAGGATATAAAAAGGCATACAGTATGATTTTATCAAAAATGGAAGAGGAAGGAATAAAAATTGGTCAAAAAATAGGTTTGATAGGTATTCATTGCAATGGAAAAGAGCATATTGATGAAATGATGAAATTGATTAAAGAAAGGTATGAAGTCGAATATTTTGACTATTCTAATACTGGTAAAGTGATATCTACACATGTTGGAATCGGAATGGCAGGTTTTGGTATAGAAATTATTAGATAGAAAATTAAAAGGAGGAATCTGCTGTGAGAAACGAGGTACTCTGGCTTTTGCTAATGCTTGTAAACTTTGGAGGGATTTTGCTATTTTACAGGCTAATGGGTAAAACTGGTTTGTATATTTGGACTGCTATTGCTACTATTATTGCAAATATTCAAGTATTAAAGACGGTAGAGTTATTTGGATTCGTTGCAACATTAGGAAACATAGTTTATGGAACAACCTTTTTAGTAACTGATATTTTATCAGAAAATTATGGAAAAAAAGATGCAAGAAAATCAGTATATGTTGGATTTTTGAGTCTTATAATTATGACTGTTATGATGCAATTAGCTCTTTATTTTAAACCAGATCAATCAGATTTTGCACAGGGTGCTCTTGAAACTATTTTTTCAATAATGCCAAGGATTGTAATAGCATCATTAACTGCATATTGGTTATCACAGCTTCATGATATTTGGGCATATCATCTATGGAAAAATAAGTTACCACAGCTTAAATTTTTGTGGGTAAGAAACAACTTATCAACCATGGTTTCACAATTTATAGATAGTTTTGTATTTTGTTTTATAGCATTCTGGGGTGTATATGAATTAAACGTTTTTTGGAGTATATTATGGACCACTTACTTTTTTAAATGGATTGTTGCAGCAGCTGATACGCCGTTTTTATATTTTGCAAAATATTTGCATGATAAAAACAAGATTAATGAATTAGTAAAGTAATTGGTTTGTTTTTACAGAAATTTAACTCGTTTTAGTGTTGACAAATGCATGTGTTTATGGCAAAATAAATAACGGTCTTTGTCATTAAGAGTGGGGACGTGGTGAAGCCTGGTTATCACGCCGGTCTGTCACACCGGTGGCCGCGGGTTCAAATCCCGTCGTCCCCGCCAGTTAAATAAAATGTAGCCGATAAGGCGATTGACAAGATTATATAAATATGGTAAAATATTAATTGATGACTAGAGTTGGGGACGTGGTGAAGCCTGGTTATCACGCCGGTCTGTCACACCGGTGGCCGCGGGTTCAAATCCCGTCGTCCCCGCCAAGGCAAGAGGATAGCAAAGAGCTATCCTCTTTGTTTTTTTATATAAAACATAATAATTATATCTAATGTTCTTTTTTTGAAAGTATTTCTATATTTAATTTCCAAATATATTCTGTTGGTGATTTACAAAAGTTTTTATATTTTAAAGCACCTGATTCAAATAATATATATAGTGAATTATCAATTTTTGATATTCCTTCTGACATAGGTAAAATATTTATTGTTTTTTCGGGAACATCTAAAAACCAAACGGAAATATTATTTATTTTTTTCTGTGGTTTATTGTTTAACACATTAGGATAAAATTCCAATTTTGAATCATTATTTATTCCGTATGATCTACTTAAAATTATATAATCTTCAGTAAATTCTACATCTTGTACAATATTTGGTGAAGCTAAAATATATTTAAGAGTAGAAATATTTTCATTTTTATCTAGTAGAAAACCTGTTATCCAGGAATTAAAAGTTTTGTTTTTTTCATTAGTTATTCTATGAGAGGGATCAGTTAAATAACCAAAAATATGATAGAATTCTCCAACCCAAATATGATTGTTATAGTATTGGACAAAAGAGGCTCTAACAGGAATTTTGTAGGTCTCAATAATATTAATCTTATTACCAGATTTGGTATTTATTAAGTCTTCTATTTTTATTTTGTATAAATGATAGTCTGAAGATAGCCATATAAATTTCTTACTTACAGCTACACCGCCTGCATGACCAGTATAGGGTTTCCCGTTTGAAAAATAAATGTTTAGATATTTTATATACTTTCCAGTTTTTTTATCTAATAAGACTAGTATACTAGGTTTTTTACTAGCTGAATAATATGAAATAACTATCCAATTATTTAAATAACTTAGTCCCTGAGGAACATAATTTTCATCTAACTTTGGAATTAAAGCAAATTTGGATGAATTTTTATAAAAGTAGTTATATTCAGTTTTAAAGAAATTTAGAACTAAAGCTATTAAAAAGGTAATTATAAGAAGTTTACTTATGTTATTCATTTTATTTTTTACTCCTTTTTGATAGGATTATTATAACAGATATCTAGCAAAGAATCGAAATATCTTTTTTGAAGATTTATAATGTAATAATAAAAAATCCCTCTTCTTGATTTTAGTTATTTTTCAAGAAGAGGGACTTTTGTATGAATTATTTTATATTTATTAATTAGGAAACTTTTTCATATGGAACACCATCAGCTTTTGGAGCACGAGATTTACCAACAAATCCTGCGACAACTATAATGGTAAGGATGAATGGGATCATGTCAAATAATGGTTTAACAGTTGCTGAAACGTGAATTAGAGAGCTGCTTTGCATTTGGTTTGCAAATGCACTTGATGCGCCAAATAATAAACTCGCAAGCATTGCTCCTACAGGATTGTATTTACCTAAAATCATTGCTGCAAGTGCTATAAATCCTCTACCGCCAGTCATTAATTCTCTAAAATGACCAACTTCACCAATACTTAAGTAAGCGCCTGCAAGACCAGCCCAAACTCCACTCATTAGTACACCGAAATATCTTATTCCAAAAACATTTATTCCCAAGGTATCAGCTGCTTCTGGGTTTTCACCTACTGCCCTCATTCTAAGTCCAAGTTTAGTCTTATAGATTAGCCACCAGGAAAATGCAACTGCCGCAAATGCCATATATACGAAAGGACTTAATTCACCAAATATTTTTCCAAAAAATGGTACATTAGATAATCCGGGAATTTTTAATTCTTCTACTTTTCCAACAAAGTCGGTTTGACCAGGTTTTCCAAAAATTGGTTCCATCAAAAAACCAGTAACACCTTGAGCTATTAATATTAAAGCAGTACCTAAAACAACTTGGTTACCTGCCCACTTAATACTACCCCATGCATGAATCCATGAAAATGCAAGACCAGAGATTACAGCCATTAAAACCCCAATCCAAACATTCCCAGATAGATATGTAAACACGACGGAAGTAAATGCACTCATAAGCATAATACCTTCTAGGGCAATATTTACAACACCGGTAATTTCACTATATACTCCACCAAGTGAGGCAAAAATTAAAGGAGTAGCAGCTGTTAATGTAATTTTATAAAAAAGCGGGTTTATAAAAACAAGGAAAATTGCTTCTAAGACTCTCATTTTGTCACCTTCTTTCTTATCATAATAGTACGAACAATTCTATCGGCTGCGACAAGAAAGATAACAATACCTTGAATTATCATAACCATATGTTTTGGAACCCCAACAAATTGCATTTCGTTACTTCCTGTCCTAAGAGCTCCAATAAGTAAGGCAGCAAATATAATTCCAATTGGATTATTTTGTCCAATTAATGCAATACTTATACCATCAAAACCTTTTCCTCCAGAAAGCTCTCCTAAGAATCTGTGATGAACTCCCATTAATTCAGTTGCTCCAGCAAGACCAGCAAGTGCACCACTAATTGCCATGGCAAGGATAATATTTTTAGATACTGAGATTCCACCGTATTCAGCAGCATAAGGATTAAAACCAACTGCCTTAATTTCATATCCAGTTGTTGATTTATTTAGTAAAATATACATAAAAATTGCTGCAACAACTGCAATTATAATACCTGCACTAACTTCAATGGCTCCTACCTTCATCAATATTGGAAGTTGTGCGGAATTAGCAATCTCAGGACTTTTTGGTGTACCTGATCCAACCTTTAGTGGACCTGTTACCATGTAAGATGCAAAGTAAGTTGCAATCCAATTGAGCATTATTGTCGTAACAACTTCATGAGCACCGGTCTTTGCCTTTAAAAATCCAGCAATTGCAGCATAGCCAGCACCAACTGCCATGGCTATTAAAATAGTTAATGGAATAGCTATAATCGGTGGCAAAAATCCAAAGTTTCCAGCAAAAGCTGCAGCAATCAATGCTCCCATTACCATTTGACCTTCTGCACCGATATTAAAGACCCCTGCTCGAAATCCAAATCCAACAGCAAGACCAGTTAATATTAATGGAGTTGTTTTTATTATTGTATCAGCAATTGCTTGTTTTGAACCGAAAGATCCTCTAATCAATGCTGAATAAGCAGTGAGTGGATTTTTACCAATCAATAATATAATAATTGTTGAAATAGCAAGTGCTATTAGTACAGAAATAATAGGTATGAGTATTGCAGAGAATCTTTTATTCATCTTATCCCCTCCGTGCCTCTACAAGTCTTTGACCAGTCATCATCAATCCTACTTCTTCAACTGTAGTTTCTTCAGGTTTTACTTCACCCATAATTTCTCCTTCATACATTACAATAATTCTGTCACTTAAAGAGAATATTTCTTCAAGTTCCATAGAAATTAAAAGAATTCCAACATCCATTTCTCTCATTTTTAATATTTGTTTATGAATAAATTCAATTGCCCCAACATCCAAACCACGAGTAGGTTGAGCAACTACTAGAAATTTTGGATTCATTCTAATTTCTCTTCCGACTACTAGTTTTTGTTGGTTACCACCTGAGAAATTTCCCCCAAGATGTTGAATTCTTCTTGGCCTTACATCAAATTCTTCCATTAGATTTTTTGTGTATTCAAATATTTCTTTATGATTTAAAAAAGTTCCATTGGAAAATGGAGGTTTATAGTGTTGTCCAAGAATAACATTATAGTAAGCTTCAAATTCTTCAATAAGGCCATGTTTTAATCGATCTTCAGGAATATGAGCAAGTCCTAGTTCTCTAAGTTGCTTTGGTGTAAAGTGTGTTACATCTTTACCTTCAAAGTATATTTTCCCATCTTCAATTTTTCTTAATCCAGTTATTGCTTCTACAAGTTCAGTTTGACCATTGCCAGCAACACCTGCAATACCAACTATTTCACCTTTTCTTATATCAAAAGAAACTTTATTAACTGCTACTAGCCCTCTGTTATCTTTAACAACAAGATCTTTAATTTCAAAAACTTTTTCTTTAGGCTTATGTGGAGCTTTTTCAACTCTTAAAACAACATCTCTTCCAACCATATGTCTTGCAATTTCCTTAGGATTAGTTTTTGAGGTTTCAAGCTCACCTGTAACTTTTCCAAGTCTCATAACAGTTATTCTGTCGCTTATTTCCATAACTTCATGCAATTTATGTGATATGAATAAAATAGTTTTTCCATCTGATTTAAGTTTTCTCATTATCACAAACAATTCTTCAACTTCTTGAGGAGTTAATACAGCAGTAGGTTCATCCAAAATAATTATATTTGCACCTCTGTAGAGAGTTTTTAGAATTTCAACTCTTTGTTGCATACCAACTGGAATATCTTCTATTTTTGCATCAACATCTACAAATAATCCATATTTTTCAGATAATTCTTTAACTTGTTTTCTGGCTTCTTTAATATCAAAATTTAAACCTTTTACAGGTTCACTACCAAGTACTATATTTTCAGCAACAGTTAATGTATCAACTAACATAAAATGTTGGTGAACCATTCCTATTCCATTTTTTATAGCGTCTTTTGGTCCTTTAATTGTTACTTTTTTGCCATTGATCAAAATGTCACCCTCATCTGGATGGTACAGTCCATATAATTGATTCATCAAGGTTGATTTACCAGCACCGTTTTCTCCGACTATTGCGTGAATTTCACCTTTTTTAATTCTTATAGTTACATGATCATTTGCCAAAACTCCAGGAAATTTTTTAACAATATTTACCATTTCTACGGCATACACAATTTAACTCCTCCTTTCAACGCTTTGTCACTTAACTAAGGTTTTAAACCTTAGTAAAATGACAAAGCAATGGGGGCAGATGCCCCCAAAATTTTTTATAAATTAGAATGGGAATACTATATTTGGTGTTCTAAAGGATTTTAAAGCTTCCTCGGTTTCTGGAACTGTAAGGATACCTTTTTTAATCAATGTAACAAGATATGCAAGTTCTGCAA
This DNA window, taken from Thermosipho africanus Ob7, encodes the following:
- a CDS encoding DUF4350 domain-containing protein gives rise to the protein MKKWISILAILVTFLTFANIYYGNLHSHTSYSDGKLYPEDAYSYAKNYVDVQAVTDHAYYFEQLINGKTKTYLTKLAAEKATVEGEFIALQGFEWTSGIGHINVYESLQWVDRNNVSSMEGFYKWIVEHKKLGQFNHPISVFGTFNDFEYYPQADLYMNLIEVGNGNWKAGDVINDEMLKNYRVALNKGWHLGATVGQDNHKPNWGSANEGRTGIIAQYLSYDDIMSALWSRHTFGTEDKDVKVSFSYGNYIMGDIVKEPVKKVTLHFEYKDYDNIDYFALISQSGTVVEAYPRSDSYSTNITVEIPDGYEWYYCYIKQSDSDEIVTSPIWFQKESSIYVNNVKYNNNVILFDIYNVTSENVEADLKIVDNDRVVTTKQVSFKPYEIKSLSVDLGKLSSGDHLIKFLVNNVFVQSHKIFVKSYKKAVMIDILHENDYMVELKKFGQFLSENGYRVLYSKRMLTNLKDVDVLIISTPKVDGFDFSKDLLAPEIKALSEFDGEIIIIPGSDETYLDLYKQKINGKVIELEALYEMFGYAKKKSVNKIIIDIGHMNDYGTAKLTKLEDFVKSLGLEISYANKLEEINGDVLIIQNGKGYTERELENIVDFVKKGGKLIITSKSDYRNGGNTQELNYILEKLGLGTRFNDDQVVDEVNNYGARYKILVNGVRLYSPCSLIVGESAKVLLESETAKNEDSDGNGDAIQVDKIVLGVEEQSGLGKVIILGKSIFSDYDFDYNKEFISNIILN
- a CDS encoding ATP-dependent Clp protease ATP-binding subunit; its protein translation is MFDKFSEESAEVFVMAQEEAKELGHSYVGTEHLLLAILKINDNKIKSILENYGITYTKIRNEVISIVGMGMRGFIMSPQMTPRAKRVTELAYEEAKSLGENKIKPIHLFLGILREGEGIAVHILRKMGIDVQMLRRELSGDMPEEDLADFTDFDEEIVTRARQLEGFGINLTAQAIKGELDPVIGRESEIERVMQVLVRRKKNNPVLIGDPGVGKSAIVEGLAQKIVNGEVPEPLKGKTIFSLDVASLVAGTKYRGEFEKRMKKLLQVLKNQKDIILFIDEIHMIVGAGSAEGAVDAANILKPALARGEIKCIGATTPDEYRKFIEKDAALERRFQKIYVQEPTPEMTIRILQGLKPKYEKHHKVKYTDEALEAAVYLSQRYISDHFLPDKAIDVIDEAGARARLKAFVMPKELLNFKEKIEDIKLKKEIAAANQEYEKAAKLKEEENELKEEFNIRYNEWKKNVETSVVVVGVEEIEEVVSNWTGIPLKKLEEGESEKLLKLEDALHNRVVGQEEAVRAIARSIRRARSGLKDPRRPVGVFLFLGPTGVGKTELAKTLAEYLFGDEKALIRFDMSEYMEKFSVSRLIGAPPGYVGYEEGGALTERVRRRPFSVILFDEIEKAHPDVFNLLLQIMDDGRLTDSQGHVVDFRNTIIIMTSNIGGTQIVSGKRSLGFVDSKDNNVEFKEMKEKVIEEVKKTFRPEFLNRIDEVVVFHKLTEDHIREIIEILLKDIRKRLSEKGILLELSKSAKDFLVQEGYDPAYGARPLKRAIQRYIEDPLSEELLKGKFKENDTIVCSYENGKIVFKKKRQRKVKVKND
- the radA gene encoding DNA repair protein RadA, which produces MTKKKTVYVCDNCGYESLKWFGKCPSCGAWDSAKEIKVSEDEKKNAGLSSRIFLLDDSLKIDENKRLKSNDPEIDKLFGGGIVSGQVILLGGEPGVGKSTLSLQLCKMLSKHGKVLYVSGEESIEQIGLRSKRLNISDSNLYVTTENEIESIFVAINQLNPSFIVFDSIQTIFSNSVDGVPGGILQIKTVVEKIRKLSKEKGIPSLLVAHVNKEGNIAGPKLVEHVVDTVIYFEGEKNTDFRILRVLKNRFGPSGELAIFQMLEEGLIPLKDRVFIEESNMPGNVISCVFEGTRPILVQIQSLVSRDKIATARRIAHGIDVRKLIILGAVIAKHLNLPIDSHDLYLNVSGGLKITDPASDLAIASSILSSLYNTFLGKVVIIGEVGLDGSVRRVRNIKKRIENAKKSGYDRFIIPNVEDINGENIVKVSSLKQLNRIILGSKEELI
- a CDS encoding DegV family protein — its product is MKTKIIVDSTSDIPVSWIEKYDIDVVPLYVNWPDGSSEPDNVRDEESLKEFYGRLSKAEELPKTSQPSILDFQNAYKRAIEDGYDSVLVLTISTKMSGTFNSARLAAESFDIPIEIVDTKMASSIISNMAKYARELLNSGMSLEEVAKKVREERENKRFHAIFFVSDFDFLAKGGRVSKFTGFVGNLLKIKVGIYINEEGEMIPFDKTRGYKKAYSMILSKMEEEGIKIGQKIGLIGIHCNGKEHIDEMMKLIKERYEVEYFDYSNTGKVISTHVGIGMAGFGIEIIR
- a CDS encoding queuosine precursor transporter, which translates into the protein MRNEVLWLLLMLVNFGGILLFYRLMGKTGLYIWTAIATIIANIQVLKTVELFGFVATLGNIVYGTTFLVTDILSENYGKKDARKSVYVGFLSLIIMTVMMQLALYFKPDQSDFAQGALETIFSIMPRIVIASLTAYWLSQLHDIWAYHLWKNKLPQLKFLWVRNNLSTMVSQFIDSFVFCFIAFWGVYELNVFWSILWTTYFFKWIVAAADTPFLYFAKYLHDKNKINELVK
- a CDS encoding ABC transporter permease; the protein is MRVLEAIFLVFINPLFYKITLTAATPLIFASLGGVYSEITGVVNIALEGIMLMSAFTSVVFTYLSGNVWIGVLMAVISGLAFSWIHAWGSIKWAGNQVVLGTALILIAQGVTGFLMEPIFGKPGQTDFVGKVEELKIPGLSNVPFFGKIFGELSPFVYMAFAAVAFSWWLIYKTKLGLRMRAVGENPEAADTLGINVFGIRYFGVLMSGVWAGLAGAYLSIGEVGHFRELMTGGRGFIALAAMILGKYNPVGAMLASLLFGASSAFANQMQSSSLIHVSATVKPLFDMIPFILTIIVVAGFVGKSRAPKADGVPYEKVS